The following are encoded together in the Raineyella sp. LH-20 genome:
- a CDS encoding ABC transporter ATP-binding protein — protein MSTPGHVMRQMTKGDALGDQKLSKGTFRRVVAYARPFWSLIGVFVAVVIVQAALGVAPPLLFREIIDQGVLAHDRAVVVTTALVVVGIAVVNAAFALLQRWCSAKIGEGLIYDLRTAVFDHVSGMPLAFFTRTQTGKLVSRLNSDVIGAQRAFTSTLSGTVSNVFGLVLTLAAMLTLSWQVTVGALVLLPLFVIPARLVGRKLADLTRRQMSDNAEMSATMTERFSVSGALLVKLFGRPTEEHDRFAARAASVRDVSVAMALNGRFFITTLTLVAALATALVYGVGGSMAVDGRLTVGTLTALAGLLGQLYGPLTALTNLRIDVMGALVSFERVFEILDLRPAIAEKKDARPLSGEASVEFEDVRFAYPRAEDVSLASLESVAVPEHVPGTPVLKGISFRVAPGSTTAIVGHSGSGKTTLTHLVARLYDVTGGTVRVGGIDVRDLRTAALQEAVGYVTQDAHMFHDTVRENLCYARPEATDEELWQVLEAAHIADLVRRLPEGLDTLVGERGYRLSGGERQRLAIARLLLKAPPIVVLDEATAHLDSDSEAAVQRALDVAMEQRTSLVVAHRLSTIRGADQILVVEDGRIVERGTHTELLDRDGAYAELYRTQFAAPDRSAGTPAG, from the coding sequence ATGTCAACCCCCGGCCACGTCATGCGGCAGATGACGAAGGGCGACGCCCTCGGCGATCAGAAGCTCTCCAAGGGCACCTTCCGCCGCGTGGTGGCGTACGCCCGCCCCTTCTGGAGCCTGATCGGCGTCTTCGTCGCCGTGGTGATCGTGCAGGCCGCCCTGGGGGTGGCGCCCCCGCTGCTGTTCCGCGAGATCATCGACCAGGGCGTGCTCGCCCATGACCGCGCGGTGGTCGTGACGACGGCGCTCGTCGTGGTCGGCATCGCGGTGGTCAACGCGGCCTTCGCGCTGCTGCAACGGTGGTGCTCGGCGAAGATCGGTGAGGGCCTGATCTACGACCTGCGGACGGCCGTCTTCGACCATGTGTCCGGGATGCCGCTGGCCTTCTTCACCCGTACGCAGACCGGCAAGCTGGTCTCCCGGCTCAACTCCGACGTGATCGGCGCCCAGCGGGCCTTCACCTCGACCCTGTCCGGAACGGTGTCGAACGTCTTCGGGCTCGTCCTCACCCTGGCGGCGATGCTGACGCTCAGCTGGCAGGTCACCGTCGGGGCACTGGTGCTGCTGCCCCTGTTCGTCATCCCCGCCCGGCTGGTCGGCCGCAAGCTCGCCGACCTCACCCGCCGCCAGATGAGCGACAACGCCGAGATGTCGGCGACGATGACCGAGCGGTTCTCGGTCTCCGGCGCGCTGCTGGTGAAGCTGTTCGGCCGGCCGACCGAGGAGCACGACCGGTTCGCGGCCCGGGCCGCCAGCGTCCGCGACGTGTCGGTCGCGATGGCTCTCAACGGGCGCTTCTTCATCACCACTCTGACCCTGGTCGCCGCGCTCGCCACGGCACTGGTGTACGGGGTGGGCGGCTCGATGGCGGTCGACGGCAGGCTGACCGTCGGCACCCTGACGGCGCTCGCCGGGCTGCTCGGCCAGCTCTACGGCCCGCTCACCGCATTGACGAACCTGCGGATCGACGTGATGGGAGCGCTGGTCTCCTTCGAGCGGGTGTTCGAGATCCTCGACCTGCGCCCGGCGATCGCCGAGAAGAAGGACGCCCGTCCGCTCAGCGGTGAAGCCTCGGTCGAGTTCGAGGACGTACGGTTCGCCTACCCGCGCGCCGAGGACGTCTCGCTCGCCTCACTGGAATCGGTCGCCGTGCCCGAACACGTCCCGGGCACGCCGGTGCTGAAGGGAATCAGCTTCCGGGTGGCGCCGGGCAGCACCACCGCGATCGTCGGGCACTCCGGCTCGGGCAAGACGACCCTGACTCACCTGGTCGCCCGGCTCTACGACGTCACCGGCGGCACCGTCCGGGTCGGCGGGATCGACGTCCGGGACCTGCGGACCGCAGCCCTGCAGGAGGCGGTCGGCTATGTCACCCAGGACGCCCACATGTTCCACGACACAGTGCGGGAGAACCTGTGCTACGCGCGGCCCGAGGCGACCGACGAGGAGCTGTGGCAGGTGCTCGAAGCAGCGCACATCGCCGACCTGGTCCGCCGGCTGCCCGAGGGACTGGACACCCTGGTGGGGGAGCGGGGCTACCGGCTCTCCGGTGGTGAACGGCAGCGCCTGGCGATCGCCCGGCTGCTGCTCAAGGCACCGCCGATCGTCGTCCTCGACGAGGCGACCGCCCATCTCGACTCGGACTCCGAGGCCGCCGTGCAGCGCGCCCTGGACGTGGCGATGGAGCAGCGGACCAGCCTCGTGGTGGCGCACCGGCTGTCCACCATCCGGGGCGCCGACCAGATCCTGGTGGTGGAGGACGGCCGGATCGTCGAGCGCGGCACCCACACCGAGCTGCTCGACCGCGACGGGGCGTACGCGGAGCTCTATCGCACCCAGTTCGCCGCGCCGGATCGCAGCGCCGGCACGCCGGCCGGCTGA
- a CDS encoding helix-turn-helix domain-containing protein produces MGVQSDEAGGGMIPGARGSRISGEERERLMLVFVRRYRAGESISALAAEAGYAESLVEGLLREAGVALRRRGAVGPRSSTGAVPAGLALAAEIDPAADPAPGSAPQPDPDPSSAYDPPTEADPHDPSRDLDRSPAPLTDWGLPTPPLRILVKKKDKAREKELAAATVKARRKQRRAAAGDAAAAGDGSGGKKSSAKKTDKKKHSKKSGHQ; encoded by the coding sequence ATGGGCGTCCAGTCGGACGAGGCAGGAGGCGGCATGATACCGGGCGCCAGGGGGTCGCGCATCTCGGGTGAGGAGCGCGAACGGCTGATGCTCGTGTTCGTACGTCGCTACCGGGCGGGCGAGTCGATCTCAGCACTCGCCGCCGAAGCCGGCTACGCCGAGAGTCTCGTCGAGGGTCTGCTCCGGGAGGCTGGGGTGGCGCTGCGCCGCCGCGGCGCCGTCGGCCCGCGATCAAGCACCGGTGCCGTCCCGGCCGGACTCGCTCTCGCCGCCGAGATCGATCCCGCCGCCGACCCGGCTCCCGGCTCTGCACCCCAGCCGGATCCCGATCCCAGCTCTGCGTACGATCCGCCGACCGAGGCCGATCCCCACGATCCGTCCCGCGACCTCGATCGGTCGCCGGCGCCGTTGACCGACTGGGGCCTGCCGACACCGCCGCTGCGGATCCTGGTCAAGAAGAAGGACAAGGCCCGGGAGAAGGAGCTGGCGGCGGCCACCGTCAAGGCGCGCCGCAAGCAGCGCCGGGCAGCAGCCGGGGACGCGGCGGCCGCCGGCGACGGCTCCGGCGGGAAGAAGTCCTCGGCGAAGAAGACAGACAAGAAGAAGCACTCGAAGAAGTCCGGTCACCAGTGA
- a CDS encoding ABC-F family ATP-binding cassette domain-containing protein, with the protein MLIVRDLEVRAGARLLLEPVSFQVAPGDKVGLVGRNGAGKTTMTKILAGESLPAAGEVQRTGQIGYLPQDPRSGEPEELVRDRILGARGLDHILRRMKAAETAMAEATDDDVRNAAMATYAKTETQFLTAGGYAAESEAHRIAANLALPDRVLGQQLKTLSGGQRRRVELARILFSQADTLLLDEPTNHLDADSIIWLRGFLQSYSGALLMISHDTDLLEATVNKVFHLDANRAVLDVYSMDWKRYLTQRAADEARRKRERQNAERKADQLMAQADKMRAKATKAVAAQNMARRAEKLLAGLEEERQADRVAKIRFPEPAPCGKTPIRAENLSKSYGSLEVFTGVDLAIDKGSQVVILGLNGAGKTTMLRMLAGLEEPDTGQVVLGHGARIGYYAQEHETIDVSRTVLENMVSASPDLNNTEVRKILGSFLFTGDDVEKRAGVLSGGEKTRLALAMLVVSAANVLLLDEPTNNLDPASRAEVLSAINTYAGAIVLVTHDEGAVEALDPDRVLLLPDGDEDLWSPEYAELISLA; encoded by the coding sequence GTGCTGATTGTCCGCGATCTCGAAGTCCGTGCCGGAGCCCGTCTCCTTCTCGAGCCCGTCTCCTTCCAGGTCGCACCCGGCGACAAGGTCGGCCTGGTCGGCCGCAACGGTGCCGGCAAGACCACCATGACCAAGATCCTGGCCGGCGAGTCGCTGCCAGCCGCCGGTGAGGTGCAGCGCACCGGACAGATCGGTTACCTGCCGCAGGATCCGCGCTCCGGCGAGCCCGAGGAACTGGTCCGCGACCGGATCCTCGGCGCCCGCGGCCTGGACCACATCCTGCGCCGGATGAAGGCCGCCGAGACCGCGATGGCCGAAGCCACCGACGACGACGTCCGCAACGCGGCGATGGCCACGTACGCCAAGACCGAGACCCAGTTCCTCACCGCCGGCGGCTACGCGGCGGAGTCGGAGGCGCACCGGATCGCTGCGAACCTGGCGCTGCCGGACCGGGTGCTGGGCCAGCAGTTGAAGACCCTTTCCGGCGGCCAGCGACGCCGCGTCGAGCTGGCCCGGATCCTCTTCTCCCAGGCCGACACGCTGTTGCTCGACGAGCCGACCAACCACCTGGACGCCGACTCCATCATCTGGCTGCGTGGCTTCCTGCAGAGCTACTCCGGGGCGCTGCTGATGATTTCCCACGACACGGACCTGCTCGAGGCGACCGTCAACAAGGTCTTCCACCTCGACGCCAACCGGGCCGTCCTCGACGTCTACTCGATGGACTGGAAGCGTTACCTCACCCAGCGGGCCGCCGACGAGGCGCGGCGCAAGAGGGAGCGCCAGAACGCCGAGCGCAAGGCTGACCAGTTGATGGCCCAGGCCGACAAGATGCGTGCCAAGGCGACCAAGGCCGTCGCCGCGCAGAACATGGCCCGCCGCGCCGAGAAGCTGTTGGCCGGTCTGGAGGAGGAACGGCAGGCCGACCGGGTGGCGAAGATCCGTTTCCCGGAGCCCGCCCCGTGCGGCAAGACGCCGATCCGTGCGGAGAACCTCTCCAAGTCGTACGGTTCGCTGGAAGTCTTCACCGGCGTCGACCTGGCGATCGACAAGGGATCCCAGGTCGTCATCCTCGGTCTCAACGGCGCCGGCAAGACCACCATGCTGCGGATGCTCGCCGGGCTCGAGGAGCCGGACACCGGCCAGGTGGTGCTCGGCCACGGTGCCCGGATCGGCTACTACGCCCAGGAGCACGAGACCATCGACGTGTCCCGTACGGTCCTGGAGAACATGGTGTCGGCCTCACCGGACCTCAACAACACCGAGGTGCGCAAGATCCTCGGTTCGTTCCTGTTCACCGGTGACGACGTCGAGAAGCGGGCCGGCGTGCTGTCCGGCGGCGAGAAGACCCGGCTGGCTCTGGCGATGCTGGTGGTCTCGGCAGCCAACGTGCTGCTCCTCGACGAGCCGACCAACAACCTGGATCCGGCGTCGCGCGCCGAGGTGCTCAGCGCCATCAACACGTACGCCGGGGCGATCGTGCTGGTCACCCACGACGAGGGTGCGGTCGAGGCGCTCGACCCCGATCGGGTGCTGCTGCTGCCCGACGGCGACGAGGACCTGTGGAGCCCGGAGTACGCCGAGCTGATCTCGCTGGCCTGA
- a CDS encoding acyltransferase has translation MTDRRPRNVPVDLARALAILIVVWFHLSYFQLAMTMGPGRSPHLTLTMRTVGPAGWIGSWFLQVMPLFFVAGGFANVQVVERVVREGHPYGHYLAERARRLIGPLTVYMGFVTITATVLAWLGQLPVAQYLSLMATRVLWFISAYLVIVLVAPLMVRAHDRWGVQVPIVLLAGALLVDAATFLTGDPEVRELNHLFVWLFAHQLGIGYARGWLRPGPAGSGIEGSGIEGSGIEGSGIADGPVGPPVVGQIGAGQIGSGRVGRHRVGRGQVLPGLVRRSLVIAASAAAGIVALLLLAPYPVSAVGIGDQDTSNLVPPTTPMALLALAEFALLALTEHLVGDRLRRAGWLQRVLAVVNALAMTIYLWHIPIIAAAVGLLLLPSMAVGHPIPFLLTTPMYWLVSIPLLIALVPLIGRVERALIPPLGARQSGRLALYGVALLLVGLEIIRRQGMVLHPQAPAATLGVLLFMVGAWSVRLASDLPASRRQLFHPRV, from the coding sequence ATGACCGATCGGCGACCGCGCAACGTTCCGGTCGACCTCGCCCGGGCGCTGGCCATCCTCATCGTGGTGTGGTTCCACCTGTCCTACTTCCAATTGGCGATGACGATGGGGCCCGGCCGCTCACCGCACCTGACCCTGACGATGCGGACGGTCGGCCCTGCCGGCTGGATCGGCAGCTGGTTCCTCCAGGTGATGCCACTGTTCTTCGTCGCGGGCGGTTTCGCCAACGTCCAGGTCGTCGAGCGGGTGGTCCGGGAGGGACATCCGTACGGTCATTACCTCGCGGAGCGGGCCCGCCGGCTGATCGGCCCGCTGACCGTCTACATGGGGTTCGTGACCATCACGGCCACCGTCCTCGCCTGGCTGGGGCAGCTACCGGTCGCGCAGTACCTCAGCCTGATGGCCACCCGGGTGCTGTGGTTCATCTCCGCGTACCTCGTCATCGTGCTGGTCGCCCCGTTGATGGTGCGGGCACACGACCGGTGGGGGGTGCAGGTCCCGATCGTGCTGCTGGCCGGTGCGCTGCTGGTCGACGCAGCGACCTTCCTCACCGGGGACCCCGAGGTCCGCGAGCTCAACCACCTCTTCGTCTGGCTCTTCGCCCACCAGCTCGGCATCGGCTACGCCCGCGGCTGGCTGCGCCCCGGGCCAGCAGGCAGCGGGATCGAGGGCAGCGGGATCGAGGGCAGCGGGATCGAGGGCAGCGGGATCGCGGACGGCCCGGTCGGGCCACCTGTCGTCGGTCAGATCGGGGCCGGTCAGATCGGGTCCGGTCGGGTCGGGCGCCATCGGGTCGGGCGTGGTCAGGTCCTGCCCGGTCTGGTCCGCCGCAGCCTGGTGATCGCCGCCAGCGCGGCCGCCGGGATCGTGGCTCTGCTCCTGCTTGCGCCCTATCCGGTGTCCGCCGTCGGTATCGGCGACCAGGACACCTCGAACCTGGTGCCGCCCACCACCCCGATGGCCCTGCTGGCGCTGGCCGAGTTCGCCCTGCTGGCGCTCACCGAACACCTCGTCGGGGACCGGTTGCGCCGGGCCGGATGGCTGCAGCGGGTGCTGGCCGTCGTGAATGCGTTGGCCATGACGATCTACCTGTGGCACATCCCGATCATCGCGGCGGCGGTCGGGCTGCTGCTGCTGCCCAGCATGGCGGTGGGCCATCCGATCCCATTCCTGCTCACCACGCCGATGTACTGGCTGGTGTCGATCCCGCTGTTGATCGCGCTGGTGCCGCTGATCGGCCGGGTCGAGCGGGCGCTGATCCCGCCGCTGGGCGCCCGCCAGTCCGGACGGCTCGCCCTCTACGGTGTGGCCCTGTTGTTGGTCGGGCTGGAGATCATCCGCCGCCAGGGCATGGTGCTGCATCCGCAGGCGCCGGCCGCGACCCTGGGGGTGTTGTTGTTCATGGTCGGTGCCTGGTCGGTCCGGCTGGCGAGCGACCTGCCGGCGTCCCGCCGACAGCTCTTCCATCCGCGGGTCTGA
- a CDS encoding metal-sulfur cluster assembly factor, whose protein sequence is MIGAAAVSRLSEDEVLEALKDVVDPELGINVVDLGLIYGVHVEEDTSVVVDMTLTSAACPLTDMIEDQAEAALEGMVNALHINWVWMPPWTAAKITDDGRDQLRAMGFNV, encoded by the coding sequence GTGATCGGCGCGGCGGCGGTGTCGCGGCTGTCCGAGGACGAGGTGCTCGAGGCGCTCAAGGACGTCGTCGACCCCGAGCTCGGGATCAACGTCGTCGACCTGGGCCTGATCTACGGCGTCCACGTCGAGGAGGACACCAGCGTCGTCGTCGACATGACCCTGACCAGTGCCGCCTGTCCGCTGACCGACATGATCGAGGACCAGGCGGAAGCCGCTCTCGAGGGCATGGTCAACGCCCTGCACATCAACTGGGTGTGGATGCCGCCGTGGACCGCGGCGAAGATCACCGACGACGGTCGTGACCAGCTGCGGGCGATGGGCTTCAACGTCTAG